Proteins co-encoded in one Mycobacterium mantenii genomic window:
- a CDS encoding cupin domain-containing protein, giving the protein MVNFPKAAGPRCSHPSYWDVQNAGLSPAHHDDVCRGVAIEPSLAWLLQPLEVETFLNEIWGATHYHVKRGCAGYFDSLLRAPSAIEELLELFRRDPSTVHLLKGEDRRSGSDSYRLADGSLDLVRVRNDFADGYTIILGGVERYMRAVGSLAHSIEVELNYPIQVNAYITPPETQGLIPHYDDHDVFFLQVHGSKLWHLYDGPSVPPRELQPEKNKAVAIDGLPLRADLRLEVGDVLYLPRGQVHAAETNSEPSAHLTVGFHPPTMLTLAIAALSAQRFHDDRLNAYLPPRHLDDADVQADLADLLRDAVKAVEDQGAVARGLDVLADRLVRRGRIPPIGPASNAARIDGQTLVRKYQPLYSRVRAVDGGVALRFAGLSVRAGTDHKAAMLFIARSAEPFRVCDLPGLGAQEQIELARSLIVSGFLVRVQD; this is encoded by the coding sequence ATGGTGAACTTTCCTAAAGCCGCAGGCCCGCGGTGCAGCCATCCGTCATACTGGGATGTCCAAAACGCGGGACTCTCACCAGCCCACCACGACGACGTTTGCCGAGGAGTAGCCATCGAACCGTCGCTCGCCTGGTTGCTTCAACCCCTTGAGGTAGAGACCTTTCTCAACGAGATTTGGGGGGCAACGCATTACCACGTCAAGCGCGGCTGCGCGGGCTACTTCGATAGCCTGCTGCGGGCGCCGTCGGCGATTGAGGAATTGTTGGAGCTTTTTCGCCGGGACCCATCGACGGTGCACCTGCTCAAGGGGGAAGACAGGAGGTCAGGCTCCGACAGCTACCGGCTTGCTGACGGCAGCCTGGACCTTGTCCGCGTGCGCAACGACTTTGCCGATGGCTACACGATCATTTTGGGCGGCGTCGAGCGCTACATGCGCGCGGTTGGGTCGTTGGCCCACTCCATCGAGGTCGAGCTGAACTACCCGATACAGGTCAACGCCTACATCACCCCGCCCGAAACACAAGGGCTCATTCCCCACTACGACGACCACGACGTGTTTTTCTTGCAGGTCCATGGATCTAAGCTTTGGCATTTGTACGACGGCCCCTCTGTGCCACCGCGCGAGCTGCAACCCGAGAAGAACAAGGCTGTTGCCATCGACGGCCTCCCGTTGCGAGCCGACTTGCGCCTCGAAGTCGGCGACGTGCTGTATCTGCCACGCGGCCAAGTTCATGCGGCCGAGACGAATTCAGAGCCATCCGCCCATCTGACCGTCGGATTCCACCCGCCCACCATGCTCACGCTCGCCATCGCGGCGCTGTCCGCGCAGCGATTCCACGATGATCGTCTGAACGCATATCTGCCGCCGCGACACCTCGATGACGCTGATGTGCAGGCGGACCTTGCCGACCTCCTACGTGACGCTGTCAAAGCGGTTGAGGACCAGGGCGCCGTCGCGAGAGGTCTCGACGTCTTGGCGGATCGCCTGGTCCGCCGCGGCCGAATCCCACCAATCGGACCGGCCTCGAACGCCGCCCGAATCGACGGACAGACACTGGTGCGGAAGTACCAACCGCTCTATTCTCGCGTGCGGGCCGTTGACGGCGGTGTTGCGCTGCGGTTTGCGGGTTTGTCCGTGCGCGCCGGGACGGACCACAAAGCCGCGATGCTGTTCATCGCGAGAAGCGCCGAGCCGTTTCGGGTTTGCGATCTTCCCGGACTGGGTGCGCAGGAGCAGATCGAGCTGGCCCGGTCGCTTATCGTGAGCGGATTCCTGGTCCGGGTCCAGGACTGA